ACGGAATGTTGGCAGAAAGAAGCACATTTTCGATTGTACTGCCGAAGGATGTGCTGGAGTTTTTTTCTGCATACTCATTGATTGTTTGGTGCGGTGAAGCATCGTTGAATAAGCGGTTGAAGATAAATGGATAACTGTTTTTTTCAAAAGATCGCATGAGCGTGTACAGTTCTTGGATAAAGAACTGGTAAATTCTATACTTTCCTGGCTCTGCATGATAGAAAACATATTTATCGTGTTGATAGGCAAAGAGCTCTTTTTTGATGCATTCTTGGACCACAGGATCTTCTATCACTGGTGATTGTTTTGTCCCATATGCAGGCTCTATTTCATTTCTAAATTTTTCATAATGTATCAATGTTGGTATTGGTGCATTTTGTAACAAGAAGGCGCGGCGAGAAAGGTGAGGTTTTCTCTGAGCGGTTTCTTGAGGGAACTTTTTTGCCAGTAGTGCAAAGATCTTTGGATGTTGTTGCGCATAATCAAAAGCGGTAAATCCTGCTTTATCTGTTATATAAGGATCGATTCCTTGTTTTAACAAAAATTCAACTCGCCTTTCGTTGCCCTCAATAATTTTTTCTATCAGAACCGTTTCGCCTCTTTTATTAGTTTTATTGATGACATTTTTCAACATCTCTGGTTTTAATAATTTGATCCAATGATCATCCAAGGTGAAGATTGCCTTGCGAAAAATTATCTCAGCTGTAGATGCATCTATTTTGGCCCCTCTTCTGAGTAATAATTTTGCTACATTGAGTGCATTGTATTCTTCATGGAGTGTGTCTGAGTCATTCTTATTGATTATTACCCACTGTAATGGTGTTATGCCATCGGCAGATTTTGCTTCAATATTTGCTCCATGATTGAGCAATAGCAGCGCTATAGATTGATATTGCCCTGGGCTGTCTCCCTTTATCCGATCTAAAGCTGTAATTAATGGTGTCTTGCCGCTTTGATCGATGGCATCAATATTGGCATTGTTCTTGAGCAGCAGTTCTACCACACTTGTATTGCCGTGCCTTACGGCTATATTTAATGGTGCGTAGCCTTTCACGCCTATCGCGTCAATCGGAGCACCTTGCTCGATTAAAACGTTAACAAAATCTGGGTCGTTAAATTGACTTGCTAGGTACAGTAAACTTCTGCCATACTCTGTAGTGGCATTTATATCGCCTCCTTGCTTGATCCAAGAGCGGATATGATTTTCTTGATCAATCCGACCGGCCCCGGGGATTATTTTGAAAAATTTTGTTGTTTTTGTTTGATCGGATTGCATTGCAAATAATGGCATTGCATTGCATAAAACGGCAATGATTAATGATGTGATAATTATTTTATTACATTTCATTGGTATTGCCTTTCTATTCTTTGTCTTGATCTTTTACAATATTTACATCCATGATCACCGGTAGATGATCACTCGCAGCACTATAATAAATATAGCAACCTACAATGGGTAGATTCCATGTTTGAGCGCAGAATATAAAATCTACTACCGTTCCCGTCCAGACCGTGTAATAGGGGCCAGTGCCCCCAGCTTGTGTAAAGCAATCTTTAAACCTGTGCTTTTCAATAAGATCAAGAGGCTCTGTTGGTATGTGTTGCATGATATTTTGTACGCCAGATGCTTTTTGCCATTGTATAAAGTTAGTTGTTTGTAAATCCCAAACAAGTTTACCTGACACATGATATTGATAATCTCTTTGTCGTACTGCGTTCCAATCACCGGCCAATAAAACGTTTTGATTGATGTCATGTGCTGCGGTTTCTACGAGCTCTTGCGCTTCGAGTGTGCGCATCAAACCAGTTGCGTCTCGAACATCTAAATGGGTGTTATAGAGTGATATGGTCTTGTTATGAGGAAGTTGAATGAGCCGATTAATGAAATTTCTTTTTTCTGATTGTTCTTTGTCGCTGTCATATATTTTTTTCACGGGCTCTCCGATGTATGGATGTTTTGAAACGATCATATTACCAAAGGGATCGTTTCCCCAGAGTTTCATAGACATGAAGGTTTGATGTGTATAACCCAACGCTTTAAAATCGTTCTCTATTTTTTCTGGATTAAATAATCTAACTTCTTGCAATAATAGGATATCAGCATTGATAGTTTTGATTGTCTCCAGAATGCTCGGATAATTTTTTTGTTTCAGTGGATCGGTCCAGAAATGAACGTTGTAGATTGCAATACGAACAATTCCAGGAGTTTTTTCAGGAATGCGTTGATTTTGCACGGCATCTCGCGCGCAATCTTTGATAAATGATGGAGCGATTGTAGCGCGATCTAAAACTCCCTCTGTTGCATATGCTTGCCAAATAGATGCTGGCAGATGTTCTTGAACGTATGCGTCTTCTTTTGTTTCGGCTTCTTCACCTTTGCGGGTTAAAGCTCGTTTCTTATTTTCTTTTTCTACACTAGGCATGCGTCTTATTCCTGATTGCGCTCGCTCTTGCGCTACCCGTGCAGCTTGCTGTGCGATCGCTTCTCCTTTTTCCTGTATAGTTAAGTCACCCTGTGCCTGTATGTCTTTGCCAGCTTGTTGGGCTTTGCGTGTTTTTGCGGCTTTAAAAGCCTCAAAAAATGTTTTTTGTCGCTCAGGATCATCCTTGCCGTAATAGCGTAATGCATCATGGAATTCTTCGCTTTCCATATGCATTGATCTATCATTGGTATCAATCTGCTTTGCAAGCCATTCACCAAATAGTTCATCAGCAATTTTCTTTACCTTTTTCTTAAGATCATTGATCACCTCTTCAGATACACGGGTGTAGAGATGAAATTCAATGCCACTATTTGGATTGAGGCCATATACAGCATTCATTAATATGCGCGCCTGCATATTGTCGTCAATTTCAATTTCACCGTTTCTATATTTATCGATAATAGAGGCTATGCAGGTGTGGCGACCGAATGTTTCTTTACCAACCTTGCCTATTCCGGCGGCCTCTGCACTCACTGCTTGTGGATCCCAGCATGATGGATCAACTTCTGTTGGCCAGGGGAAACAGTAACCATGAGTTGCAAACATAGCCACGTCGTTGACAATGCTTTTAGGGATAATTATTTGTTGCAATGACGCTTCTTTTTCCAACAACCCTGTTTGCAGCGATAATAGTTGATCAATATATTTTTTATTAAAATCATAGAGGTCGAAAATACGTTCAAAAAGAAGAGGTAGCTCAACGCCACCGGTTGCTTCTTCATTATTAAGAAAATAGTACCATGAGCAACTGCCGATATTATTTACATTGCCAAACAATGGTATGTTGACGGACAATAGTACGTTTTTAGAAGCACCTAGTTTATGTGCCTGCCATGGTTTTGTATCGATATATTCATTGATGGTCTGTTCTGATGCAGCATCTTTAAAAAAGCGGGCGAAAATAAACGATTTGTTTGTTTTAATGAATGGCCGCATCAATGTATGTAATTCATCGAGAAAAAATTCATATATTCTATATTTACCAGGTTCGGATCGATAGAAAACGTATTTATTTTGCTGATAAGCAAGACGTTCGTTTGCCATGCATTGCTGTACAATGTGATTTTGCAATAAAGGGTATCCTTGTGTTCCATACTTACTTCTTTCTCCATATTTGGATTCTATTGCATCACCGATCTCTTTTTTCCTGTAATGGGCTTCTGTTGGCGTCAGGACATCTGATGAAGCTACAGTGGTTAATAATTCAGGATTTTCGTGTTCCTGCTGGCGTAAAATAGCAATCATCCTCGGATTATTCTTGGCGTAAAGAAACGCATCATATCCGTATTTGTTTTTTGCATAAGGATTGGCGCCATATTGCATGAGAACGGTAACAATATTCGGTCGGTTTTTGATAATGTTCTCTATTAAAGCAGTTTCGCCTTGTTCGTTCGGTACATCGAAATCAGTGGGTATGGTCCTTTCTAATAATGATGCCAACAGTGTATGATTGTTAGCCTGTACTGCTTGATTAAAAATAGTGCGAGCGAGTGCATCATCAATGGCAGCTCCTCTATCAAGCAATACCTTTATTTTGTTTAGGTTATTTCTGTCAGCTGCTATTTGTAACGCGCTGTGCCCATTTTTATCAGTTGCATTGATATTAGCGCCTCTACTCAGTAATAGCTCTGTTATAGTTGCTCCTCCCGTTACCATGAGTGGTGTTTGACCATCATTGTTTGTTGCTTCAATGTTTGCCTTTTGATCAAGCAACCAGGTGACTATTTTTAAATCGCCGCCGAGCACTGTCGATTGCATTAACGCGGTGCGACCTTTTTTATCTAGTTGCTCAATGTTGGCACCCGCTTTGACTAATAATTGTATTAAATCTAAATCTCTTTGTACCAGCGCAAGTGACAAGGCGCAGTCATCGTCATTATTCACTACATTCACGTCGATGTTTTTCTGACTAAGCAATAACGGAATGAGGTTCTTTTGGTAGTATCTAATGGCATATATTAATGGGCTATCACCATATGGGCCATCGGTAGCATTAATATCGGGATTTTTAATCAACCACTGTGTAACCCAATCTATGCGATCGCTTATAATTGCTTGGAAAATATTTCTTGGATTATGTTTTGTCCTGTTTAAAATTTCCATGAGCTCTGGGTTAAGTGTTGCATATCGAAATGCGTTATCCCCATGCTTGTCTTCTAGATAGGGATTTGCTCCATGTTCTATTAAAAATGTAACATTCTGATCGTTGCCCGCGGTAATGGCTGTGATTAAAAGAGTTTCTCCTTTATTATCACGTTGATCAAAGTTAAGGGCAAAGCCCTTTTTTTGTAATATTTCAATCATTTCATCATCACGTGCAGATAATGCTTGCATGAAAATTTTGTTGATGAGTATGCTATCAGCTGCAGCGCCTCTATCAAGAAGTAATTTTATAATTCTCCAGTTCTGACCTTGTTCCATCATATACTGTAGTGGTGTCTTTTTAGATTTAGGGTCAATGATGTTAGGATCCACTCCTTGACCTAACCAATGTTTAATAGAGTCGAGTGATAAAAATTCAATCGCTTCAAAAATGTCTTGAGTTCCTCCCGGGTCAGGTTGCATTGCAAAGGACGGTAGCATGCTGCACAAAATAATAAAAATTAATGATCTAATAATTATTTGATTACATTTCATTCGTCTTGCCCCTGATTACAATCTACTTATTATTGTGTTGGTATAGAGCAACAAAGGTACTCAAATATAAAACACCAAATCAATAATTGTATTGATTTGGTTTCAAACTGTTCATTTCCTTGTTCAGAAGTCTGTTCTGTGTGGTGGCTCATTTTGTATTTCGTTCGAATTGCAGTAGAATGCATTTGTTGATGGTTGAGAGAATATACAATAGAAGGAATAATGAGTATGGATATGATACTAGACAAACAATCACGTTTGTATGGCTATATAGTTGGCGTAATTATTGTTGGGGTGATGGCATATCATATTATTGAGCAGCGAAGGATGTTGCATAGTATTGCTGAGCAGGTACGGGTGAATCAAGAGGTGCAATCTCAAACGACAGAGCCACAAGAACAGGCGCAGCCAGTAGTGATTGAAAAAATTGTTGAAAAAAGCGAACTGTGGCGTCCGATTCAGGAAAAAGTAAAAGATACGGTTGTGCAGGTATTTTCTCAAGTGGTGAAAATGGATCTTTTGCAACCATATAAAACGCCAGCGCAAGGATCTATGACAGGAAGTGCATTTTTTATTAATGATAAAGGTGATCTGATTACCAATGCGCATGTAGTTAACCAAGCAAGAGCAATCTGGATTCAAATTCCATCGTTAGGAAAGCGTATTATTGATGTTGAGTTGGTAAGCATTAGCCCTGACCGTGATTTAGCGTTGTTGCGTTTAACACCAGAATCACTCGAAACAGTAAAAAGTATATTGGGAGAAGTTCCGTATTTAAAGCTCGGAGATTCTGATACAGTAGTTCGTTCTGATGAAGTTTTAGCGCTTGGGTATCCACTGGGCCAACAGTCTCTTAAAAGTACCACAGGCGTTATTAGTGGTCGAGAAGGTATGTTTATTCAGATGAGTGCTGCAATTAATCCGGGTAATTCTGGTGGACCACTTTTAAATAATAAAGGTGAGGTTGTGGGTATTAATAGCGCAGGTGTGGTTGAAGCGCAAAATGTTGGATACATTATTCCGATTAATGATTTAAAAAATGTTTTGACCGATTTATACCATGTGCCATTGTTACGCAAGCCATTCTTGGGAGTCTTGTTTAATAACGCAACAGAATGGTTAACAGAATTTTTAGGTAACCCTCAGCCGGGTGGTTGTTATGTGGTTGAAGTGATTAAAAATTCTACATTGTATAAAGCAGGAGTAAAACCAGGGGATATGATTTACGAACTTAATGGACATCAACTCGATGTGTATGGCGAGATGACTGTGCCATGGAGTGAAGATAAGCTCTCTATCGTTGATTATGTATCACGGCTTTCTGTTGGAGAGAATGTTGATTTGGTTGTGTATCGAAAAGGGGTACGTAAAAAAGTTGCAGCTAAATTTAGCCAAGCGGAATTACCACCTATTAGAAAAGTATATCCTGGATATGAAAAGATAGATTATGAGGTTGTTGGTGGCATGGTGGTTATGGAACTTACCTTAAATCATATTCAAATTATGGGTGGCAGTATTTCTGGATTACAGCAATATGCTGAAATGAAAAACCAGAGTGATCCGGTGCTTATTATTACTCATATTTTCCCGAGTTCTCAATTGTATCGTACACGTACGTTAACCGTTGGTTCAACGATTAGAGAAATCAATGGAATAGAGGTGCATACCTTACCAGAATTGCGTGGAGCACTTAAAGAAGGCATAAACAATAAATTTATGACGGTTAAAGCTGCTGATAACGTATCTCGCGCGTCAGAAAACGTGTTTGTTGCATTGCCGTATGCAACGGTATTAAAAGACGAAGCGATATTGGCGCATGATTATCATTATGCAGTCACCGACACGGTTAAAGAGTTGTTCGCGTTAAAAAATCCGACGGTGGGCCAAGCATTTAATACGGTTACTACGTAATTATTTTAAATTGTTAATAAATTATACCCCTCAATATTTGCATATAGCAGTATTGAGGGGTGTTTGTTTCAATCAGTTTTATTTCTTTTAGTCGCAACAGTCTTGTTTTTTTATTCCTTATAATGGTAGTTTGATTTCAGATAGGGAATCATTGTGGAGGTATCAATACGGGGATAAAAATTATGAATCGTGTAATGAAACAGCTATTACTAAGCCTTATGCTGGCACCATGCATGGTACAATCTGCAGCAGCTCCAGGCGGAGATGAACAAGAACAAAAAGATACTTGGGGTGCAATGCAAGCATCATTGCCAGATCAAGAAAAGGTAAGGGCGCAGCGTAGACGTGCGGAGGTTATTGAGAAGTTTAATCGACAGCAAGAGGTCGAGCGACGTCGGCAAGCGGAGCACCAAGCAAAGCCTAAAACAAAAAAAGGTGTATCGGCGGCGCAACAGGAAGGGCGTGTAGCGAGGCGAGTAGCTCCAACACAAGTCGCAGCGCGAGCTGGTCAAGAAGAAAGAAAAGAAGAAGATGAAAAGGTGCGAGAAGAACGAAAGCCAAGAGACTATACCGATGAAGGGATGAGAAGATTAGTTGGGGGGCATGGTATTCCTAAAGAATTAGGCGAATCAATAGAAAAGTTTGCGCAGCCGAAACTTTTTGAAAAAAGCGCACAAAAAAAATTGAATTCTATAATAATTTCTGGATTGAATGAACGGGTAATGGCTATTAGTTCAGACAGTACATTTATTGCTACAGGATCTATGTATGGCTATGTATATATACGAGATGCGCGCACCGGCGGGATAGTGCGTAGATCTAAAGAGGTTGATCGTACAGGTCCAATACATAAAATAATATTGAGCGAGAATCGCCAAATAGTTGTAACAGCATCCGGCAATCATGCACATATATGGGATGCCAATACATTAGAATTATTATACACCCTTAGACGTCATATGAGTGTTATAACTTCTATTGCCATCGATCCTAACAGTCAGTTTATTGTAACAGGATCTGCAGATACTACTGCACGCGTATGGGATGCTCATTCAGGAGAATTATTACATACTCTAGCCGGTCATACGAATCGAATAACATCTGTTGCCATCAGTTCAAATAGTCAGTTTATTGTAACAGGGTCTGAAGATAATACTGCACGTGTATGGAGTTTTGCCGGAGTAATACTTCATACGTTAATGGATGATGCTCAACGTGAAATATATTCCATTGCGATTAGCCCGAATGGTCAATTCATTGTAACACATGGAATTAGCAATAACACTACACATGTATGGAATGCTGATACAGGATCGTTATTATATCGCGTGAGTCCATCCGTCATAGATAGAACGCTTTCATCTACTTCCGTGGAGGCTGGGCAAGGATATGTGTGGAGAATGCTGATCGCAGGCAGTCTAGGGGGTCCTGCGGTCATTAGTCCTAATAATCAGTTTTTTGTAGCCGGTTTTACCGGTAATGGAATGAGGTGGAATCTTTTTAAGGGATGGAATCTTTCTCATGGAACATTGATAAATAATTTTTATGAGAGAAATTGGATAATAAGCAGTGCCGTAGCGATTAGCCCAGATAGTCAGCTTGTTGTAACAGGATTGTATAATCCTTCAGATCCAATCGAAACAAGATTTAATAAAGCATGTGTATGGAATGTGAATACAGGGGAGTTAGTATACACACTTACAGGTCATACAACCGCAATACGTTTTGCTGTTTTTAGCCCAGACGGTCAATTCATTGTAACTGCATCAGATGATTCCATACGTATATGGAGAGCAAAGCCATCATTGCCCATTGCGTCACATGCTCGTAAATTCGTTGATATTCAACCGACGATTAAGCCTGTTATTGATCGAGTAGGAGTGCTGCTTGAACGAGTAAACCAGATGGCGTATTTTCCCCAATATCGATTGAATGCAATACAAAATTATATTGAGATGCTTAAGGGGGCTGATCCAGCTGGGCAAGGTCTTGCGGCATTTGTTGATGGCATTAGCCAGGCAATTGAACAAGAATTTGAAAAAGGAAAAGCAGAGCATATGAGACAAAGTCTCGTGGGATCAGCAGCAGATGCGGCCGGCATGGGGGTGTATTTTGATGAATAACTTAGTTTACGCCGGATATTGAATAATCTGACTATATCATTTGAATAAAGAATAACGCGCTTGTAATGTGTATATATTACAGGCGCGTTTGTTGTTATGTACTTGAGTATCCATGATGCTGCGGTTGTGTGATTTTCGTATAACTTCTTCTTGTAAATGGATTATGCGTTATTTTTCTACCATTATCTTTCTTTAGCCTGTTATTTTTTTGTAATGATTAAGTAACGGTACTGATGTTAAAAAGAGGTAGTTATGCATAATTCACGGCCGGAAGAAGTGGTCATCAAACATGAAAATAACCAGTTTATTATTGAGCAAAAAAATGAGACGCCATAGGGAGGTTTTA
This genomic interval from Candidatus Babeliales bacterium contains the following:
- a CDS encoding trypsin-like peptidase domain-containing protein yields the protein MDMILDKQSRLYGYIVGVIIVGVMAYHIIEQRRMLHSIAEQVRVNQEVQSQTTEPQEQAQPVVIEKIVEKSELWRPIQEKVKDTVVQVFSQVVKMDLLQPYKTPAQGSMTGSAFFINDKGDLITNAHVVNQARAIWIQIPSLGKRIIDVELVSISPDRDLALLRLTPESLETVKSILGEVPYLKLGDSDTVVRSDEVLALGYPLGQQSLKSTTGVISGREGMFIQMSAAINPGNSGGPLLNNKGEVVGINSAGVVEAQNVGYIIPINDLKNVLTDLYHVPLLRKPFLGVLFNNATEWLTEFLGNPQPGGCYVVEVIKNSTLYKAGVKPGDMIYELNGHQLDVYGEMTVPWSEDKLSIVDYVSRLSVGENVDLVVYRKGVRKKVAAKFSQAELPPIRKVYPGYEKIDYEVVGGMVVMELTLNHIQIMGGSISGLQQYAEMKNQSDPVLIITHIFPSSQLYRTRTLTVGSTIREINGIEVHTLPELRGALKEGINNKFMTVKAADNVSRASENVFVALPYATVLKDEAILAHDYHYAVTDTVKELFALKNPTVGQAFNTVTT
- a CDS encoding ankyrin repeat domain-containing protein is translated as MKCNKIIITSLIIAVLCNAMPLFAMQSDQTKTTKFFKIIPGAGRIDQENHIRSWIKQGGDINATTEYGRSLLYLASQFNDPDFVNVLIEQGAPIDAIGVKGYAPLNIAVRHGNTSVVELLLKNNANIDAIDQSGKTPLITALDRIKGDSPGQYQSIALLLLNHGANIEAKSADGITPLQWVIINKNDSDTLHEEYNALNVAKLLLRRGAKIDASTAEIIFRKAIFTLDDHWIKLLKPEMLKNVINKTNKRGETVLIEKIIEGNERRVEFLLKQGIDPYITDKAGFTAFDYAQQHPKIFALLAKKFPQETAQRKPHLSRRAFLLQNAPIPTLIHYEKFRNEIEPAYGTKQSPVIEDPVVQECIKKELFAYQHDKYVFYHAEPGKYRIYQFFIQELYTLMRSFEKNSYPFIFNRLFNDASPHQTINEYAEKNSSTSFGSTIENVLLSANIPLFGNVRNDASCTWYYFIKNIGIAKVNLPEMFERIFDMYDFNKKLINDLLELQEGSMDSVASLQQIIIPKDIVDSVAMLADSGACVPWPEMIDPSCWDASKGRHTCIASIIDKYRTEQIDINDALQARLLMNAAYGLNPESGIEFHLYTRLPEERIALLKKQVKEIADQIFSEWLVRQIQNQNAPAGMKSEELRHALKTFGHGDKQRQEAFFNAAKAARTPEQESKALKAHTPHGEIKEGQEESKEAADPTTREKGRIIAQQAGRLAQEKAKEDIKRFPSMERAELAKKKKSKQEQRHAEEAAWQKYQPEEDRQTTEQEKKVQAEETAQREPDAANQQENAARENAWEEDLAWNAALTGF
- a CDS encoding ankyrin repeat domain-containing protein → MKCNQIIIRSLIFIILCSMLPSFAMQPDPGGTQDIFEAIEFLSLDSIKHWLGQGVDPNIIDPKSKKTPLQYMMEQGQNWRIIKLLLDRGAAADSILINKIFMQALSARDDEMIEILQKKGFALNFDQRDNKGETLLITAITAGNDQNVTFLIEHGANPYLEDKHGDNAFRYATLNPELMEILNRTKHNPRNIFQAIISDRIDWVTQWLIKNPDINATDGPYGDSPLIYAIRYYQKNLIPLLLSQKNIDVNVVNNDDDCALSLALVQRDLDLIQLLVKAGANIEQLDKKGRTALMQSTVLGGDLKIVTWLLDQKANIEATNNDGQTPLMVTGGATITELLLSRGANINATDKNGHSALQIAADRNNLNKIKVLLDRGAAIDDALARTIFNQAVQANNHTLLASLLERTIPTDFDVPNEQGETALIENIIKNRPNIVTVLMQYGANPYAKNKYGYDAFLYAKNNPRMIAILRQQEHENPELLTTVASSDVLTPTEAHYRKKEIGDAIESKYGERSKYGTQGYPLLQNHIVQQCMANERLAYQQNKYVFYRSEPGKYRIYEFFLDELHTLMRPFIKTNKSFIFARFFKDAASEQTINEYIDTKPWQAHKLGASKNVLLSVNIPLFGNVNNIGSCSWYYFLNNEEATGGVELPLLFERIFDLYDFNKKYIDQLLSLQTGLLEKEASLQQIIIPKSIVNDVAMFATHGYCFPWPTEVDPSCWDPQAVSAEAAGIGKVGKETFGRHTCIASIIDKYRNGEIEIDDNMQARILMNAVYGLNPNSGIEFHLYTRVSEEVINDLKKKVKKIADELFGEWLAKQIDTNDRSMHMESEEFHDALRYYGKDDPERQKTFFEAFKAAKTRKAQQAGKDIQAQGDLTIQEKGEAIAQQAARVAQERAQSGIRRMPSVEKENKKRALTRKGEEAETKEDAYVQEHLPASIWQAYATEGVLDRATIAPSFIKDCARDAVQNQRIPEKTPGIVRIAIYNVHFWTDPLKQKNYPSILETIKTINADILLLQEVRLFNPEKIENDFKALGYTHQTFMSMKLWGNDPFGNMIVSKHPYIGEPVKKIYDSDKEQSEKRNFINRLIQLPHNKTISLYNTHLDVRDATGLMRTLEAQELVETAAHDINQNVLLAGDWNAVRQRDYQYHVSGKLVWDLQTTNFIQWQKASGVQNIMQHIPTEPLDLIEKHRFKDCFTQAGGTGPYYTVWTGTVVDFIFCAQTWNLPIVGCYIYYSAASDHLPVIMDVNIVKDQDKE